A genomic segment from Luteibacter aegosomatis encodes:
- the hemA gene encoding glutamyl-tRNA reductase produces MPLIALGLNHLTAPVSLREQVAFDATVATEALGDLTRQPGVEEAMILSTCNRTELYCSVVDGAEGVPGQWLSRQHRLTPQRLDEFLYRHDEQDAVRHMFRVATGLDSMVLGEPQILGQVKDAYQQARSAQTLRAPMERLLQHTFAVAKRVRTDTRIGAHTVSVAYTAVRLAEQVFTDLRQACVLLIGAGETVELAARHLADKNVRRLLVANRTLENAQELAGRYGGYAIALADLPRHLAEADIVISSTASRQPVVTKSMVTAAIAERRRRPMFMVDIAVPRDIEPEVAQLNDVYLYGIDDLRQVIDENRRSRELAAREADAIIDLQVERYMSWRRALTLRNPAVDMRTAAEAQRDEVLAKAQAMLARGRTAEEALAFLANTLTNKLLHTPSARLRDAALSGDLDLLHAAGRLYGLDPNDEVSA; encoded by the coding sequence ATGCCACTCATCGCCCTCGGGCTCAATCACCTCACCGCGCCGGTCAGCCTGCGCGAGCAGGTGGCATTCGACGCCACGGTGGCCACCGAGGCGCTGGGCGACCTCACCCGCCAACCCGGGGTCGAGGAGGCGATGATCCTCTCCACCTGCAACCGCACCGAGCTGTACTGCAGCGTGGTCGATGGCGCCGAGGGCGTGCCGGGGCAATGGCTGTCCCGGCAACACCGATTGACCCCACAACGTCTCGACGAGTTCCTCTACCGCCACGACGAACAGGATGCCGTCCGCCACATGTTCCGCGTGGCGACGGGGCTGGATTCCATGGTGCTGGGCGAGCCGCAGATCCTCGGCCAGGTGAAGGACGCCTACCAGCAGGCCCGCAGCGCGCAGACCCTGCGCGCGCCCATGGAACGGCTGCTCCAGCACACCTTCGCCGTGGCCAAGCGCGTGCGCACCGACACCCGCATCGGCGCGCACACCGTGTCGGTGGCCTATACGGCCGTGCGCCTCGCCGAGCAGGTGTTCACCGACCTGCGCCAGGCGTGCGTGCTGCTGATCGGGGCCGGAGAGACCGTCGAGCTGGCCGCCCGCCATCTCGCCGACAAGAACGTGCGACGCCTGCTCGTCGCCAACCGCACCCTCGAGAACGCCCAGGAGCTGGCCGGCCGCTACGGCGGCTATGCCATCGCCCTGGCCGACCTGCCCCGTCACCTGGCCGAGGCCGACATCGTCATCAGCTCCACCGCGTCGCGCCAGCCCGTGGTGACCAAGTCCATGGTGACGGCCGCCATCGCCGAGCGCCGCCGTCGCCCGATGTTCATGGTGGACATCGCCGTGCCACGCGATATCGAGCCGGAAGTGGCCCAGCTGAACGACGTGTACCTCTACGGCATCGACGACCTCCGGCAGGTGATCGACGAGAACCGCCGCTCGCGCGAGCTGGCCGCCCGCGAAGCGGATGCCATCATCGATCTGCAGGTGGAGCGGTACATGTCGTGGCGCCGCGCCCTCACCCTGCGCAACCCCGCCGTGGACATGCGCACGGCGGCCGAGGCCCAGCGCGACGAGGTGCTGGCCAAGGCCCAGGCCATGCTGGCCCGCGGCCGCACGGCCGAGGAGGCGCTGGCCTTCCTCGCCAACACGCTCACCAACAAACTCCTGCATACGCCCAGCGCCCGCCTGCGCGATGCCGCCCTCTCGGGCGACCTCGACCTCCTTCACGCCGCCGGTCGCCTCTACGGACTGGACCCGAACGACGAGGTTTCCGCATGA
- the prfA gene encoding peptide chain release factor 1, whose amino-acid sequence MTPSIRRKLEALAERHEEVGLLLAQPDVLADGNRFRELSREYAQLEPVAASLKEHDAAERELADTRAMLDDPDMREMAADDIERIETRLAELDGELQILLLPKDPRDEGNLFLEVRAGTGGDEAAIFAGDLFRMYARYAERQRWHVEILNANDGEHGGYKEIVARIEGRGAYSKLKFESGTHRVQRVPETESQGRIHTSAATVAILPEQDEVDDIEIRDADLKVDTFRASGAGGQHVNKTDSAIRITHLPTGTVVECQDERSQHKNRARAMSLLKARLLDAERSKQSAAQAESRRLQVGSGDRSQRIRTYNFPQGRITDHRINLTLYRLTEVMQGDLDELIDTLTREHQADELQTLTAAG is encoded by the coding sequence ATGACCCCCTCGATCCGCCGCAAACTCGAAGCCCTCGCCGAACGCCACGAAGAAGTCGGCCTGCTGCTAGCACAGCCGGACGTGCTCGCCGATGGCAACCGCTTCCGCGAACTGTCGCGCGAATACGCCCAGCTCGAGCCGGTGGCGGCGTCGCTCAAGGAGCACGACGCCGCCGAGCGCGAACTGGCGGACACCCGCGCCATGCTCGACGATCCCGACATGCGCGAGATGGCGGCCGACGACATCGAGCGCATCGAAACCCGCCTGGCGGAACTCGATGGCGAATTGCAGATCCTCCTGCTGCCGAAGGACCCCCGCGACGAGGGCAACCTCTTCCTTGAAGTGCGCGCGGGCACCGGCGGCGACGAGGCCGCGATCTTCGCCGGCGACCTTTTCCGCATGTACGCACGCTATGCCGAACGCCAGCGCTGGCACGTGGAAATCCTCAACGCCAACGACGGCGAGCACGGCGGCTACAAGGAAATCGTGGCACGCATCGAGGGCCGCGGGGCCTACTCCAAACTCAAGTTCGAATCGGGTACGCACCGGGTGCAGCGCGTTCCGGAAACCGAATCGCAGGGCCGCATCCACACCTCGGCCGCCACCGTGGCGATCCTGCCCGAACAGGACGAAGTGGACGATATCGAGATCCGCGACGCCGACCTGAAGGTGGATACCTTCCGGGCCTCGGGCGCGGGCGGCCAGCACGTGAACAAGACCGACTCGGCCATCCGCATCACCCACCTGCCCACCGGCACCGTGGTCGAATGTCAGGACGAACGCAGCCAGCACAAGAACCGCGCCCGCGCGATGAGCCTGCTCAAGGCCCGCCTTCTCGACGCCGAGCGCAGCAAGCAGAGCGCGGCGCAGGCCGAATCACGGCGCCTGCAGGTGGGCTCGGGCGACCGTAGCCAACGCATCCGCACCTACAATTTCCCCCAGGGGCGGATCACCGACCATCGCATCAACCTCACGCTATACCGGCTGACCGAGGTGATGCAGGGCGATCTGGACGAATTGATCGATACGCTCACCCGTGAGCACCAGGCGGATGAGTTGCAGACGCTGACCGCGGCTGGATAG